The proteins below are encoded in one region of Brachyspira intermedia PWS/A:
- a CDS encoding isochorismatase family protein: MRVMKQPLINKDDTLYICIDEQGKLTTAVYDAESVIKNTNMLFRVADMHNIPVLVTEQYPKGLGHTDERIKFPKNCKLFAKEYFSIFGAEDFVEEFNKINKKNIVIFGIETHVCVYYSVVHLLENGYNVYVVADACTSRTKENKEIALEQMRKLGANIVNTEMVIFGHIEHCKVPCFKDVSKLLKDN, encoded by the coding sequence ATGAGAGTAATGAAACAACCTCTAATCAATAAAGATGATACTTTATATATATGTATAGATGAGCAGGGTAAATTAACAACTGCTGTTTATGATGCAGAATCTGTTATCAAAAATACTAATATGCTTTTTAGAGTTGCTGATATGCACAATATACCTGTTCTAGTTACAGAGCAATATCCTAAAGGTCTTGGTCATACTGATGAAAGAATAAAGTTTCCTAAAAATTGCAAACTATTTGCTAAAGAATATTTCAGCATATTTGGAGCAGAAGATTTTGTAGAAGAGTTTAATAAAATCAATAAAAAGAATATAGTTATTTTTGGTATAGAAACTCATGTATGCGTATATTATAGTGTTGTGCATTTGCTTGAAAATGGTTATAATGTGTATGTAGTTGCTGATGCTTGTACTTCTAGAACAAAAGAAAATAAAGAAATAGCTTTGGAACAAATGAGAAAACTTGGTGCAAATATTGTAAATACTGAAATGGTAATATTCGGTCATATAGAACATTGCAAAGTTCCTTGTTTTAAAGATGTTAGCAAATTATTAAAAGATAATTAA